Proteins encoded by one window of Kribbella flavida DSM 17836:
- a CDS encoding VOC family protein encodes MPDPDKSRKEGGEGSTQPRQASESPRENAWPAQRAAGPPVLRKIDAVTIPVLRKVDAVTIPVPDLERGLAFYRDRLGHELLWRNDEIGQAGLALPEGDTEIVLTTELGYAPSWLVASADDAAAEFVAAGGRVVSAAFDIPVGRCAVVEDAFGNRLVLLDLSKGLYRTDDNGSVTGVGASPPTDLAEY; translated from the coding sequence ATGCCGGATCCTGACAAGAGCCGCAAGGAAGGCGGGGAGGGTTCGACACAGCCGAGGCAAGCCAGCGAGTCACCGCGGGAGAACGCCTGGCCCGCCCAGCGCGCAGCCGGGCCGCCCGTACTGCGCAAGATCGACGCGGTCACGATTCCCGTACTGCGCAAGGTCGACGCGGTCACGATTCCCGTGCCCGATCTGGAGCGCGGACTGGCGTTCTACCGCGATCGGCTCGGCCACGAACTGCTCTGGCGCAACGACGAGATCGGCCAAGCGGGCTTGGCTTTGCCGGAGGGCGACACCGAGATCGTGCTGACCACCGAACTCGGGTACGCGCCGAGCTGGCTGGTCGCGTCGGCCGATGATGCCGCGGCCGAGTTCGTCGCGGCCGGCGGGCGGGTGGTGTCGGCGGCGTTCGACATCCCGGTCGGGCGGTGCGCGGTGGTGGAAGACGCCTTCGGCAACCGGCTCGTGCTGCTGGATCTTTCGAAGGGGCTGTACCGCACGGATGACAACGGTTCGGTGACGGGTGTCGGAGCGTCGCCGCCGACGGACCTCGCGGAGTACTAG
- a CDS encoding aldo/keto reductase produces MDFTQLGRTGLKVSRIVLGTMNFGPHTSVEDSHAIMDAAHEKGINFFDTANGYGRAIYPGRTEEIIGEWFAKDPVKREKTVLATKVYGDMGAEWPNTDKLSALNIRRALDASLKRLQTDYVDLYQFHHVDRNTPWEEIWQAIEVAIQQGKILYAGSSNFAGWHIAQAQAAAEKRNFTGLVSEQSIYNLIVRDVEREVLPAAEYYGLGVISWSPLQGGLLGGVIRKENEGVRRLEGRAKETVEKLRPQIEQYEAFADELGTQPGDLALAWLLHQPAVTGPIVGPRTMEQLESAVRAVDLKLDEKALARLDEIFPGHKTAPEDYAW; encoded by the coding sequence ATGGACTTTACTCAGCTTGGGCGGACGGGACTGAAGGTCAGTCGGATCGTGTTGGGGACGATGAACTTCGGGCCTCACACGAGCGTGGAGGACTCCCACGCGATCATGGATGCGGCGCACGAGAAGGGGATCAACTTCTTCGACACCGCGAACGGGTACGGGCGGGCGATCTATCCGGGGCGGACGGAAGAGATCATCGGGGAGTGGTTCGCGAAGGACCCGGTGAAGCGTGAGAAGACGGTGCTGGCGACCAAGGTGTACGGCGACATGGGTGCGGAGTGGCCGAACACGGACAAGTTGTCGGCGCTGAACATCCGGCGGGCGCTGGATGCTTCGCTCAAGCGGCTGCAGACGGACTATGTCGATCTGTACCAGTTCCACCACGTCGATCGAAACACGCCGTGGGAGGAGATCTGGCAGGCGATCGAGGTCGCGATTCAGCAGGGCAAGATCCTGTACGCCGGGTCGAGCAACTTCGCGGGCTGGCACATCGCGCAGGCGCAGGCGGCTGCGGAGAAGCGGAACTTCACCGGGCTGGTGAGCGAGCAGTCGATCTACAACTTGATCGTGCGGGACGTGGAACGCGAGGTGCTGCCGGCGGCGGAGTACTACGGGCTCGGGGTGATTTCGTGGTCGCCGCTGCAGGGTGGGTTGCTCGGTGGGGTGATCCGCAAGGAGAACGAGGGTGTCCGCCGGCTCGAGGGGCGCGCGAAGGAGACGGTCGAGAAGCTGCGGCCGCAGATCGAGCAGTACGAGGCGTTCGCGGACGAGCTCGGCACTCAGCCTGGTGACCTGGCGCTCGCGTGGTTGCTGCACCAGCCGGCAGTGACGGGTCCGATCGTGGGGCCGCGGACGATGGAGCAGCTGGAGTCGGCGGTTCGCGCGGTCGATCTGAAGCTGGATGAGAAGGCGCTGGCTCGGCTCGACGAGATCTTCCCGGGCCACAAGACGGCGCCGGAGGATTACGCCTGGTAG
- a CDS encoding LysR family transcriptional regulator, whose product MELRHLEHFVAVAEQKHFTRAAEAMSISQSGLSASIRALERELHASLFVRNTRSVELTEAGRALLCEGRRTLAAAEAAKDAVAAVQGLLRGHLNVGLEQCLGVVDVPALLAKFRSAYPGVEIEVRQGGSTPMLDELASGRLDVAFVATAGDPVDGLDLRPLSTESMVLVCAHDHRLANASQVSLNDLAGESFVDFDRTWGARAISDQAFAAAGVAHPVTIEVNDVHTLLALVAHDLGVALVPERIAAKRGDHRTVPLIPGSASAWQVSVAVPTTPAASLTANALIGMLPTTRT is encoded by the coding sequence ATGGAGCTTCGCCACCTGGAACACTTCGTCGCCGTCGCCGAGCAGAAGCACTTCACCCGCGCGGCCGAAGCGATGTCGATCTCGCAGTCCGGGCTGTCCGCCTCGATCCGTGCCCTGGAGCGCGAACTGCATGCGTCGCTCTTCGTCCGCAACACCCGCAGCGTCGAGCTCACCGAAGCCGGCCGCGCCCTGCTCTGCGAAGGCCGCCGCACGCTGGCCGCCGCCGAAGCCGCCAAGGACGCCGTCGCCGCCGTTCAAGGCCTGCTCCGCGGTCACCTCAACGTCGGCCTCGAGCAGTGCCTCGGTGTGGTCGACGTTCCCGCCCTGCTCGCGAAGTTCCGCTCCGCCTACCCCGGCGTCGAGATCGAAGTTCGGCAAGGCGGTTCCACGCCCATGCTCGACGAACTGGCCTCCGGCCGCCTCGACGTCGCCTTCGTCGCCACCGCCGGCGACCCGGTGGACGGCCTGGACCTCCGCCCCCTCTCCACCGAGTCGATGGTCCTCGTCTGCGCCCACGACCACCGCCTGGCCAACGCCTCCCAGGTCTCCCTGAACGACCTCGCCGGCGAATCCTTCGTCGACTTCGACCGCACCTGGGGCGCCCGAGCCATCTCCGACCAGGCCTTCGCCGCCGCCGGCGTCGCCCACCCCGTCACCATCGAGGTCAACGACGTCCACACCCTGCTGGCCCTGGTCGCCCACGACCTAGGCGTAGCTCTCGTCCCAGAACGCATCGCTGCCAAACGAGGCGACCACCGCACCGTCCCCCTCATCCCCGGCTCAGCCTCCGCCTGGCAGGTCTCCGTCGCCGTCCCCACCACCCCCGCAGCCAGCCTCACCGCCAACGCCCTGATCGGCATGCTGCCCACCACGCGAACCTGA